The Watersipora subatra chromosome 1, tzWatSuba1.1, whole genome shotgun sequence genome has a window encoding:
- the LOC137390761 gene encoding uncharacterized protein yields the protein MSGDSADETDDYDFSDEEYHVLRLMYAATSQYHCLGRKLRDVSVRLERAETRENQSHMIMTLQLQKETITSLQNVYFAYILDKCEQFEELRNIKTVTLTESPLISVRCKIFLQASCPPSSGEQQQLVTRRTAPDASAALIGRCSLPSTRLGGNVMYFLVSYCLTYFTVTCTEARMHLSQLEDYREKDRRKTAVTQPDDNGNKSPGDTYDYTSMSGHPMTRPANRGFQNVGFARSHNQIHQSQNVPETFSLQYVTSDYIQAQPTPASAPSATPAELTFKKKRCIAAIVIFACLFLLSVIGGFFFMGKYLSEKADSAGNKLGITSTTLADFGINEWTTHPFFWPSTASPDLLTPGTTGTPGTPGTPGTPGTPGTPGTPGTPGTTTTDPFRACQTAQNLTRYWRLEHNGSDIRPGIGPHANQGYACDLHENLEWFRFTGAAGNHFLSTCPPLKSCGGHYSYWTDAEMPLNVGVITPIFVYSGYADEACRGLIRNADVIRCSWRTEYDFIYRVHGRKFEKCVATFCGMN from the exons ATGTCTGGTGACAGCGCTGATGAAACAGACGACTATGATTTCAGCGATGAAGAATATCATGTATTACGACTAATGTATGCTGCAACGTCTCAATACCATTGCCTTGGTAGAAAGTTAAGAGATGTCTCAGTGAGACTAGAGAGAGCTGAGACAAGAGAGAACCAAAGCCACATGATTATGACTCTTCAGCTGCAGAAAGAAACAATAACCTCTCTTCAAAATGTCTACTTTGCTTACATACTAGACAAGTGTGAGCAGTTCGAAGAGCTCAGG AACATCAAAACTGTGACTCTCACAGAGTCCCCATTAATCTCAGTCCGGTGCAAGATATTTCTGCAAGCAAG ctgtcccccgtcgagcggcgagcaacaacagcttgtcacaagacgtactgcacctgatgcatcagctgcacttatagggaggtgttctcttccgtctacgcggcttggcggCAATGTTAT GTACTTCCTTGTATCATATTGTTTAACCTACTTCACTGTGACATGTACAGAAGCAAGAatgcacttgagtcagttggaAGATTATAGAGAGAAAGATAGAAGAAAG ACAGCTGTCACACAGCCAGATGACAACGGAAACAAATCTCCAGGAGACACATATGACTATACTAGTATGTCTGGCCATCCCATGACCAG ACCAGCAAACAGAGGCTTTCAAAATGTGGGGTTCGCAAGATCTCACAACCAGATTCATCAGTCTCAGAATGTTCCGGAG ACGTTCTCTCTTCAGTATGTGACTTCTGATTATATACAGGCTCAACCTACACCAGCTTCGGCACCTTCAGCAACACCTGCAG AACTCACATTTAAAAAGAAGAGATGTATTGCTGCCATTGTTATCTTTGCCTGCTTGTTTCTTCTGAGTGTCATCGGTGGCTTCTTTTTTATGGGAAAATATCTATCAG AAAAAGCTGATTCTGCTGGCAATAAACTGGGAATCACCTCCACCACACTGGCTGATTTTGGAATCAATGAATGGACAACTCACCCTTTTTTCTGGCCGTCCACCGCTTCCCCAGACCTTTTGACTCCTGGCACCACTGGCACCCCTGGCACCCCTGGCACCCCTGGCACCCCTGGCACCCCTGGCACCCCTGGCACCCCTGGCACCCCTGGCACTACAACAACTGACCCATTTAGGGCATGCCAAACCGCACAAAACTTAACACGTTATTGGAGACTGGAGCACAATGGGTCTGACATAAGGCCAGGAATTGGGCCGCATGCCAATCAGGGATACGCTTGTGATCTTCATGAAAACTTGGAATGGTTTCGTTTCACTGGAGCAGCAG GAAATCATTTTCTAAGCACCTGCCCACCATTGAAGAGTTGCGGAGGACATTATTCATACTGGACGGATGCAGAGATGCCTTTGAATGTAGGAGTTATCACTCCAATATTTGTATACTCAGGATATGCAGATGAGGCATGTAGAGGGTTAATACGAAATGCAGATGTGATAAGGTGTTCATGGAGAACTGAATATGACTTTATATACAGAGTTCATGGCAGAAAATTTGAGAAATGTGTAGCAACATTCTGTGGTATGAACTAG